The Opitutaceae bacterium genome has a window encoding:
- a CDS encoding single-stranded DNA-binding protein — protein sequence MTRIADGAGAGESPAAEAALAASRRLREALAAMTFGPPVTHVYNPLEYAWDAQAEYLRRYLRSPIKAVFLGMNPGPWGMVQTGIPFGEVPTVRDWLGIRTSAKAPENEHPKRRIEGLACKRSEVSGRRLWGLFAERFRTPEAFFSDHFVVNYCPLAFLEETGRNHTPDKLPAAESQALTRICDRHLGELIGIIQPEWVIGVGAFAENRAREVLGNQVKIGRILHPSPASPAANRDWAGQATASLIGLGVWT from the coding sequence ATGACACGAATCGCCGATGGAGCAGGGGCCGGGGAGTCGCCCGCCGCGGAGGCGGCGCTGGCCGCCTCCCGGCGCCTGCGTGAGGCCCTTGCGGCCATGACTTTTGGGCCTCCGGTCACCCACGTCTACAATCCGCTTGAGTATGCGTGGGACGCCCAGGCCGAGTATCTTCGGCGCTACCTGCGGAGTCCGATCAAGGCGGTTTTCCTCGGCATGAACCCGGGCCCCTGGGGCATGGTCCAGACGGGTATCCCTTTCGGCGAAGTTCCCACAGTCCGCGACTGGCTGGGCATCCGCACCTCCGCGAAAGCCCCCGAAAACGAGCATCCGAAACGACGCATCGAGGGACTCGCCTGCAAACGCTCGGAAGTGAGCGGCCGCCGACTCTGGGGACTCTTTGCCGAGCGCTTTCGAACGCCCGAGGCGTTCTTCTCCGATCACTTCGTAGTCAACTACTGCCCGCTGGCCTTCCTCGAGGAGACGGGCCGCAATCATACTCCGGACAAACTGCCGGCCGCTGAGTCACAGGCCCTGACAAGAATCTGCGATCGGCATCTCGGCGAGCTGATCGGAATCATCCAGCCCGAGTGGGTCATCGGCGTCGGTGCCTTTGCGGAGAATCGGGCTCGGGAGGTTCTCGGCAATCAGGTGAAGATCGGACGTATCCTCCACCCCAGCCCGGCCAGTCCGGCCGCCAACCGGGATTGGGCGGGGCAAGCCACGGCTTCCCTGATCGGATTGGGGGTCTGGACGTGA
- a CDS encoding phospholipase D-like domain-containing protein encodes MTRKTEQQGGLPRWKRRLRFGIGAAFLLLIVLPYLLPGPTPPTAGFAVRSESFPCPPDRIHLLIDSTSHPPDAEGSVLDHAIFDALLDQIARADDFICADFFLWNPWEGAVRGNHRDLAEELAAALIARKLEDPDLPIVVLTDPINRIYGNDEPEFFAMMAEAGIPVVFTDLTRLADSNFLYARPARFYGPILSTLLTPTGLLDRRWIGNPFDPDLGPISLRQMGHLLYFKANHRKILVTRSAERGIELTAGSLNPANGSAAHSNLAVQLTGPVAQAALGTELSVIRWSAREGTVLEDEPGRLDATVAAILKRTLMDWDDYLVDEATARATWLTESRIREAVVDQLERAGSGDRIEIAMFYLSDRMVIDALKAAVRRDVSIFLILDANRDAFGREKNGIPNRPVAAELMRLGRDHPIEIRWADTRGEQFHPKAMAVIPADGRPPVLLLGSANWTRRNLGDLNLESDLLLENPGPALDEFRRWFAGRWTNAGQPSTVDYDIWAIGGVTRFWKTALYRFQEALGAGTF; translated from the coding sequence ATGACGCGGAAAACAGAACAACAAGGTGGGCTCCCCAGGTGGAAACGCAGGCTCCGTTTCGGAATCGGAGCGGCTTTCCTTCTTCTGATCGTCCTTCCCTATCTGCTACCCGGCCCCACCCCCCCGACGGCGGGATTTGCCGTCCGATCCGAATCCTTTCCCTGCCCGCCTGATCGGATCCACCTCCTCATCGATTCGACCAGCCACCCGCCTGATGCGGAAGGATCGGTCCTCGACCATGCCATCTTTGATGCGTTGCTCGACCAGATCGCCCGGGCCGATGACTTCATCTGCGCCGATTTCTTTCTCTGGAATCCCTGGGAAGGCGCCGTCCGGGGAAACCACCGTGATCTCGCCGAAGAGCTGGCGGCGGCTCTGATCGCGCGCAAGCTGGAGGATCCGGATCTGCCCATCGTCGTCCTGACCGATCCGATCAACCGCATCTACGGCAACGATGAGCCGGAATTCTTTGCCATGATGGCCGAAGCGGGCATCCCGGTCGTTTTCACCGACCTCACCCGATTGGCCGATTCGAATTTTCTCTACGCCAGACCGGCCCGGTTTTACGGACCGATCCTCTCGACCCTGCTCACTCCGACCGGGCTTCTCGATCGTCGCTGGATTGGCAATCCCTTCGACCCCGATCTCGGCCCCATTTCCCTGCGCCAGATGGGACACCTTCTTTACTTCAAGGCCAATCACCGCAAGATCCTGGTCACACGTTCAGCTGAGAGAGGGATTGAACTGACCGCCGGAAGCCTGAATCCGGCCAACGGGAGTGCCGCCCACTCCAACCTGGCGGTGCAATTGACCGGTCCGGTTGCCCAGGCCGCGCTCGGAACGGAGCTTTCGGTCATCCGATGGTCGGCCCGGGAGGGCACCGTGCTGGAGGACGAACCCGGACGACTGGATGCGACGGTGGCGGCGATCCTCAAACGGACCCTGATGGACTGGGACGACTATCTGGTCGACGAGGCGACAGCCCGGGCCACCTGGCTGACCGAGAGCCGGATTCGCGAAGCGGTCGTCGATCAGCTGGAGCGAGCCGGGAGCGGCGACCGCATCGAAATCGCGATGTTCTACCTTTCCGACCGGATGGTGATCGACGCGCTCAAGGCGGCCGTCCGGAGAGATGTCTCCATATTTTTGATACTCGATGCCAACCGCGACGCCTTCGGGCGGGAAAAGAACGGCATCCCCAATCGTCCGGTCGCGGCCGAGCTGATGAGGCTGGGCCGGGACCACCCGATTGAGATCCGTTGGGCGGATACGAGGGGCGAGCAGTTTCACCCCAAGGCCATGGCGGTGATCCCAGCGGACGGTCGTCCTCCGGTCCTTCTGCTTGGTTCCGCCAACTGGACCCGGCGCAATCTCGGCGATCTCAATCTCGAATCGGATCTCCTGCTCGAAAATCCGGGACCCGCCCTCGACGAATTCCGTCGATGGTTTGCCGGTCGATGGACCAATGCAGGACAACCTTCGACGGTCGACTACGACATCTGGGCCATCGGCGGGGTGACCCGGTTCTGGAAAACCGCCCTCTACCGATTCCAGGAAGCCCTGGGGGCCGGAACCTTCTAG
- a CDS encoding SWIB/MDM2 domain-containing protein, whose translation MKPVTPDDKLAAIVGSKPLPRTELTKKLWDYIKKNNLQNPKKKTEIVADAALKAVFNGKKSVTMFEMTKLVSGHVS comes from the coding sequence ATGAAACCCGTTACCCCGGACGATAAGCTCGCTGCCATTGTTGGAAGCAAGCCGCTGCCTCGCACGGAGCTGACCAAGAAACTCTGGGATTATATCAAGAAGAACAACCTTCAGAATCCCAAGAAGAAGACCGAGATTGTCGCCGACGCGGCCCTCAAGGCTGTCTTCAACGGGAAGAAGTCGGTCACCATGTTCGAGATGACCAAACTGGTCTCCGGTCACGTCAGCTGA
- the modB gene encoding molybdate ABC transporter permease subunit, with product MDVAILTALRLSLVVALSSTVLILPIGLALGWLMARRTWRGKVVIETLVTLPLVVPPVATGLILLWLLGRQGFPGGWLHQTFGVDIVFTRYAAILAAAVMAFPLLVRSCRSAFAEVDPRLEQVAQTLGAGFWRTFFTITLPLASRGVLAGIVLAFARALGEFGATVVVAGNIPGETATLSLSIYSLVELGRDRDALILMGFSVALAFLAVVGSEIIHRRKGGRP from the coding sequence ATGGACGTTGCGATTCTGACTGCGCTTCGCCTTTCCCTGGTGGTGGCCTTGTCGAGCACCGTCCTGATCCTGCCCATCGGACTGGCCCTGGGGTGGCTGATGGCGCGGCGGACCTGGCGGGGCAAAGTGGTGATCGAGACATTGGTCACCCTTCCCCTGGTGGTCCCTCCGGTCGCGACCGGGCTGATCCTCCTCTGGTTACTCGGCCGACAGGGTTTTCCCGGGGGGTGGCTTCATCAGACCTTCGGAGTCGATATCGTATTCACCCGTTACGCCGCGATCCTGGCCGCGGCGGTCATGGCCTTTCCGCTGCTCGTGCGCAGTTGCCGTTCCGCCTTTGCCGAAGTTGATCCCCGGCTTGAGCAGGTCGCCCAGACGCTCGGCGCAGGCTTCTGGCGGACGTTCTTCACCATCACCCTGCCATTGGCTTCGCGGGGCGTCCTCGCCGGGATCGTTCTCGCCTTCGCCCGCGCCCTCGGCGAGTTCGGCGCCACCGTGGTGGTGGCCGGCAACATCCCAGGTGAAACCGCCACCCTTTCGCTTTCCATCTACAGCCTGGTCGAATTGGGCCGCGATCGCGATGCCCTCATCCTGATGGGGTTCTCCGTCGCGCTGGCCTTTCTCGCCGTGGTCGGCAGCGAGATCATCCACCGCAGGAAAGGAGGACGGCCATGA
- a CDS encoding tetratricopeptide repeat protein, which yields MSRLSGVICTLAFVLAAAAGEDRSADHPPWTGDWPAAVAAARRQVSVDTDDSGAWLSLGRVLFEQGRPEDLDEALSCLERAVELEPELAAAWFWLGRAGGQAAGGGGVLNRIRLAGKARAAFTRAAELEPDSFQFVYALVQFHLQAPAMVGGDRQKAAALAAGFNPGRPEERALLVAAVRLAGRDFPGPLEQLDQVGPFADRLVAETWLVLAGQLGTALLDRGRWLEAAEVCQRVTGRSPETASGWLGLGRALAGLDHAAEAEAACRQCLALAPDGPLADAANAVLAGLRVEVGE from the coding sequence ATGAGCCGTCTGTCCGGAGTTATCTGTACTTTGGCTTTTGTCCTGGCCGCGGCTGCGGGCGAGGATCGCAGCGCGGATCATCCGCCCTGGACCGGAGACTGGCCGGCGGCGGTCGCGGCGGCGCGGCGTCAGGTATCTGTGGATACGGATGATTCCGGCGCGTGGCTCTCGCTCGGGCGGGTCCTCTTCGAGCAGGGCCGGCCGGAGGACCTGGACGAGGCGCTTTCCTGCCTGGAGCGGGCGGTCGAGTTGGAACCGGAACTCGCCGCCGCCTGGTTCTGGCTCGGACGGGCCGGAGGTCAGGCGGCGGGGGGCGGTGGAGTGCTCAACCGGATACGGCTGGCCGGAAAGGCCAGGGCCGCCTTCACCCGCGCGGCGGAACTTGAGCCCGACAGCTTCCAGTTCGTCTATGCGCTGGTACAATTCCACCTCCAGGCGCCGGCCATGGTGGGAGGCGATCGCCAGAAAGCCGCGGCACTGGCCGCGGGATTCAATCCCGGCCGGCCCGAGGAACGAGCTTTGCTCGTGGCGGCCGTGCGCCTGGCCGGCCGGGATTTCCCGGGACCGCTTGAGCAGCTCGATCAGGTCGGTCCCTTTGCCGATCGGTTGGTCGCGGAGACATGGCTGGTCCTCGCCGGTCAGCTCGGGACGGCGCTTCTCGATCGGGGTCGTTGGCTGGAGGCGGCCGAGGTCTGCCAGCGGGTAACCGGGCGGTCACCCGAAACCGCCTCCGGCTGGCTGGGCCTCGGGCGGGCCCTGGCCGGGCTGGACCACGCTGCGGAAGCCGAAGCCGCCTGTCGGCAATGCCTCGCTCTGGCCCCCGACGGCCCGCTGGCCGACGCAGCCAATGCCGTTCTCGCCGGATTGCGGGTCGAAGTCGGTGAGTGA
- the modA gene encoding molybdate ABC transporter substrate-binding protein gives MTRTDQLEELKPTFSPHRLRAMVAAGLTLLVGTVSLPAAESSHRPLLVFAASSMADVLSEIGRDFESAHDVKVRFNFAASSILARQIASGAPADVFLSADEAKMDQLERQEWLVAGSRIRLLGNQLVLIAPVGQSLVVDSFAALARPEVTRIALADPRSVPAGIYAREYLEDIGLWDVVESKVIPLANVRATLSAVESGNVEAGMVYRTDAVRSTRVRVCAVVPLTDGPVIAYPVAQIRRDVPHPMAGLFVASLFEPSAAGVFQRHGFRVLNPPTALPSPRKAELP, from the coding sequence GTGACCCGCACCGATCAATTGGAGGAATTGAAACCGACGTTCTCCCCGCATCGGTTGCGGGCGATGGTGGCGGCCGGTCTCACGCTGCTCGTCGGGACCGTCTCTCTTCCGGCTGCCGAGTCATCCCATCGGCCGCTCCTCGTCTTTGCCGCCTCCAGTATGGCCGACGTTCTTTCGGAGATCGGACGGGATTTCGAGTCGGCTCATGACGTGAAGGTCCGCTTCAACTTTGCCGCATCCTCGATCCTGGCCCGCCAGATCGCATCGGGTGCGCCGGCCGACGTCTTCCTCTCGGCCGATGAAGCGAAGATGGACCAATTGGAGAGGCAAGAATGGCTGGTCGCCGGATCACGAATCCGTCTGCTGGGAAATCAACTCGTCCTGATCGCCCCTGTCGGGCAATCGCTGGTCGTGGATTCGTTTGCGGCTCTGGCCAGGCCGGAAGTGACCCGAATCGCCCTGGCCGATCCCCGCTCGGTGCCCGCCGGGATCTATGCGCGCGAGTATCTGGAGGACATCGGGCTCTGGGACGTCGTCGAATCGAAGGTGATTCCCCTGGCCAACGTGCGTGCGACCCTCTCCGCGGTCGAATCCGGAAATGTCGAAGCCGGGATGGTTTACCGGACCGACGCCGTCCGCTCCACACGGGTCCGGGTCTGTGCCGTCGTTCCCCTGACGGACGGACCGGTTATCGCCTACCCGGTGGCGCAGATCCGCCGTGACGTCCCTCATCCCATGGCAGGACTCTTTGTTGCCTCCCTTTTCGAGCCTTCGGCCGCCGGGGTTTTCCAGCGCCACGGTTTCCGCGTCCTGAACCCGCCGACCGCGCTGCCGTCCCCCCGAAAGGCGGAACTCCCCTGA
- a CDS encoding class I SAM-dependent methyltransferase: protein MIGPFQDYRGLAAEVYDAIWSEEIDDLPFFSWLLGPPTGRLLELGCGTGRILLPLLKEGWRGDGIDASETMLALCREKLENEGLSAGLHQQTIEALSLTERYHRIIIPGFSFQHLLTTEGSLAALRRIRTHLTSRGRLIISLFLPWESIRAGDERTWKLRSTAPLAKERTVLCHESMTVDPVHQELTVWNRYEIVDPDGKLLDQTLVRNQIRWFGLEEFKLLLTAAGFDRIEIYGDFAPAPPTASTTYLTFEARPGSRKVSPKTR, encoded by the coding sequence GTGATCGGCCCCTTTCAAGACTACCGCGGACTCGCCGCGGAGGTTTACGATGCCATCTGGAGCGAAGAGATCGACGATCTGCCTTTCTTCAGCTGGCTTCTGGGACCCCCGACCGGCCGCCTGCTCGAATTGGGATGCGGGACCGGACGGATTCTCCTGCCATTGCTCAAGGAAGGCTGGCGTGGCGACGGAATCGACGCATCGGAAACCATGCTGGCCCTCTGCCGGGAGAAACTGGAGAACGAAGGTCTTTCAGCCGGGCTTCACCAACAGACCATCGAAGCACTGAGTCTGACGGAACGCTACCACCGGATCATCATCCCGGGGTTCTCCTTCCAACACCTTCTGACCACCGAGGGATCCCTTGCCGCCCTGCGGCGAATCCGCACCCATCTGACCAGCCGTGGCCGGCTGATCATTTCCCTCTTTCTGCCCTGGGAGTCGATCCGGGCGGGTGACGAACGGACCTGGAAACTGCGGTCGACCGCCCCTCTGGCCAAAGAACGCACCGTGCTCTGCCACGAATCGATGACCGTGGATCCGGTCCATCAGGAACTGACCGTCTGGAATCGCTACGAGATCGTCGACCCGGACGGCAAACTGTTGGATCAGACTCTGGTTCGGAATCAGATCCGCTGGTTCGGGCTCGAGGAATTCAAGTTGCTTCTCACGGCTGCGGGTTTCGACCGGATCGAAATCTACGGCGATTTTGCGCCCGCCCCACCCACCGCCTCCACCACTTACCTGACATTTGAAGCCCGGCCGGGATCCAGGAAGGTTTCCCCAAAGACACGATGA
- a CDS encoding DEAD/DEAH box helicase, producing MDGFGALEVNLKIPDLWQQDAVRALNQGFDVVVDAPTGAGKTYIFELMVEQGLRRQAVFTVPTRALANDKLIEWRSRGWNVGIATGDVAENLSAPVVVATLETQRSRFLQRDGPGLLVIDEYQMLADSVRGVSYELAVALVPAETQLLLLSGSVGNPEDVVGWLNRIGRKAVLVSHRERPVPLDEVHLDSLHERVPDWVRGFWPRLIARGLMADLGPILVFAPQRKAAENLARHLAAALPVTDPLILSREQKLLAGERMEKLLRSRIAFHHSGLGYHQRAGVLEPLAKAGQLRVVVATTGLAAGINFSMRSVLVTEVEYTAGHLQCLIRPDELLQMFGRAGRRGLDEIGYVLVAPDRPRLADARRLVVRRPATLEWPSLLAVMKSAAVQGRDPFPAARELAGRLYTENVPLLGMEHSVETGPMPCGLRIDAHRARHARPLVVEMLDSKGVWVERPEPEPVELRNVLRRVGDRWRPALGDPTTLDGIGHGTLCRLESGRGRAYGRQLTVAVRVAGQEGLFRLSRPVLRALAPDESGTPRTVGTPPRRREAPEADVRQIVLNVIATLSGGGQLFDLVEHSGQLVARVGYGHIRVTAYRDPHECGLIDPPDRKAYPIECQHCLERPVCEHELNPRSSPASAWKRLGLIDSAGHPTRRGEIFSYFHHGEGLAVAAALEDPDYPIDEIISHLANLRAGHRFEDHARTSSRLARACRDRYGEASFEGYLHRGLPIHYGDGAAEVLAEIAAGAGRGLFSDVLRPGDVERARLEWFSLLRHTVHAPDLAWDRWRSLKAAATRLIDLSGTTLEVIHPPPLTPAQTGRVSHRLRFR from the coding sequence GTGGACGGTTTTGGCGCGTTGGAGGTCAATCTCAAGATCCCCGATCTCTGGCAACAGGATGCGGTCCGGGCACTCAATCAGGGCTTCGATGTGGTGGTGGATGCGCCGACCGGTGCCGGAAAGACCTATATCTTCGAGTTGATGGTCGAGCAGGGCCTCCGGCGGCAGGCGGTCTTCACGGTGCCGACCCGCGCTCTGGCCAATGACAAACTCATCGAGTGGCGGAGCCGGGGATGGAATGTGGGCATCGCCACCGGTGATGTCGCCGAGAATCTCTCGGCGCCTGTGGTCGTGGCCACCCTCGAGACCCAACGATCGCGGTTCCTGCAGCGGGATGGTCCGGGGCTTCTTGTCATCGACGAATACCAGATGCTGGCCGATTCAGTGCGCGGAGTCAGTTACGAACTGGCCGTCGCCCTGGTCCCCGCCGAAACCCAATTGCTTCTCTTGAGCGGGAGCGTGGGCAATCCCGAGGATGTCGTCGGCTGGCTGAACCGGATCGGCCGAAAGGCTGTCCTTGTCTCCCATCGTGAGCGCCCCGTTCCCCTCGATGAGGTCCATCTCGACAGCCTTCACGAACGTGTGCCCGACTGGGTCCGGGGATTCTGGCCTCGACTGATCGCCCGTGGGCTCATGGCAGACCTCGGACCGATTCTGGTCTTCGCACCCCAGCGAAAGGCGGCGGAAAATCTCGCCCGGCATCTCGCGGCCGCCCTGCCGGTCACCGATCCCCTCATCCTGTCCCGGGAACAGAAATTGCTCGCCGGAGAGCGCATGGAGAAGCTCCTCCGCAGCCGGATCGCCTTTCATCACAGCGGACTGGGTTACCACCAACGCGCCGGGGTTCTGGAGCCGTTGGCCAAGGCCGGACAGCTTCGGGTGGTTGTCGCGACGACGGGCCTGGCCGCCGGCATCAATTTCTCGATGCGCTCAGTCCTTGTCACGGAAGTTGAATACACGGCCGGGCACCTCCAATGCCTGATCCGGCCCGATGAGCTTCTCCAGATGTTCGGCCGGGCGGGGCGACGCGGGCTCGACGAAATCGGCTATGTCCTGGTCGCTCCGGATCGACCGCGGCTGGCCGACGCCAGGCGGCTGGTCGTCCGCCGTCCGGCCACCCTCGAATGGCCCAGCCTCTTGGCCGTCATGAAATCCGCGGCGGTTCAGGGACGGGATCCCTTTCCCGCCGCGCGGGAGCTGGCGGGTCGCCTCTACACGGAGAATGTCCCGCTTCTCGGAATGGAGCACAGCGTCGAGACCGGTCCCATGCCCTGTGGTCTGCGGATTGATGCCCACCGCGCCCGGCATGCCAGACCCCTCGTGGTCGAGATGCTCGATTCAAAGGGAGTCTGGGTCGAGCGCCCTGAGCCGGAACCGGTTGAGCTGCGAAACGTGCTCAGACGCGTGGGGGATCGCTGGCGTCCAGCGCTGGGCGATCCGACCACCCTCGATGGAATCGGTCACGGCACCCTCTGCCGACTCGAGTCAGGGCGGGGACGCGCTTATGGGCGGCAACTGACGGTGGCGGTGCGCGTCGCTGGACAGGAGGGTCTTTTCCGGCTCTCCCGACCGGTTTTGCGGGCTCTTGCCCCGGACGAATCCGGAACACCGCGAACAGTTGGGACACCGCCGCGCCGGCGGGAGGCCCCGGAGGCGGACGTTCGGCAGATTGTGTTGAACGTCATCGCGACACTCTCCGGAGGAGGGCAGCTCTTCGACCTTGTCGAGCATTCGGGTCAATTGGTCGCGAGGGTCGGCTATGGTCACATCCGGGTCACGGCCTATCGCGACCCACATGAGTGTGGCCTGATCGATCCGCCCGATCGGAAGGCCTATCCCATCGAGTGCCAGCACTGTCTGGAGCGGCCGGTCTGTGAACATGAGCTGAATCCGCGGAGTTCCCCGGCCTCGGCCTGGAAGCGCCTCGGGTTGATTGACTCGGCGGGGCACCCGACCCGGCGCGGTGAGATTTTCAGCTATTTCCATCACGGAGAAGGTCTGGCGGTGGCGGCCGCGCTGGAGGATCCCGACTATCCCATCGACGAGATCATCTCCCATCTCGCGAACCTTCGGGCGGGTCACCGCTTCGAGGACCATGCCCGGACCAGTTCCCGCCTGGCCCGTGCCTGTCGGGATCGCTACGGGGAAGCGTCCTTTGAGGGCTACCTCCATCGAGGGTTGCCCATTCACTACGGTGATGGCGCGGCAGAAGTGCTCGCGGAAATTGCGGCCGGCGCTGGCAGAGGACTCTTCAGCGATGTCCTGCGCCCGGGCGACGTGGAACGCGCCCGCCTTGAGTGGTTCAGCCTCCTGCGCCATACCGTCCATGCGCCGGATCTCGCCTGGGATCGCTGGCGTTCCCTCAAGGCGGCAGCCACGCGGTTGATCGACCTGTCCGGAACCACCCTGGAAGTCATCCACCCTCCGCCCTTGACCCCCGCCCAGACAGGACGGGTCTCTCATCGGTTGCGCTTCCGATAG
- a CDS encoding ABC transporter permease yields the protein MTAIFENLRQDLQFGFRMMARQPGFTAMAVLALVIGIGFVTAQFIVLNGFFLRPLPFDESDRLLAVSPAGGSDLAHRNNTELFDLDSFLRFREKQTAFEGMIGGSLGTINVSDGTFAQRYDGSFITHNFDEILRIGPALGRAFDEADARSGAEPVILISHAAWIRDFSGDPGIVDRPVVINSRPGRIIGVMPAGFHFPEKEDVWMVLTEDARASDAKGQPMVKAIGRLRDGVSMDQAQVDVDAAFVSMADSLPDYLGEVDHLDLESIQASIIGATTVKTLWVMMLAVVFILLIACANVANLLLARSAARGRELAIRSALGATRRRIILQMLSESLVLCLLGAAGGVIFSVWTVDWLAGLIRTAQLPYWIDLSFDGRILFFVCLVTVASALISGFVPAWKASSLDVNLMLKDGGRSISGLHLGVFTKCLIIVQVSLSFALLILAGLMLQSVNVQARADLPFKPGDVLAARFGLFVGEYPKDEDVIRFADKLSDRLSNYRGIAGASVTTRQEFSPSPEWLFRTTSMADDDEDFPARADAILPGYFGAIGTELVAGRDFSAEDTAASEAVAIVNESFARLHWAEGPVLGRLVGVKREDGEEHVWAKVVGVAPDLQMEGFQAGTGAGAGTGAGLYLPLSQKPSRFMTVVLRGGSGIDSRSLVPILQQTVHVLDPNLPLYWVRTLQASIDLSLTGNRIITTMFIWFGLAALFLAAMGIFAVVTFSVNQRRVEIGIRMALGARVSDIKALVVRQGFVQLLVGLGLGSVVSVALSSLLRSALIGIRSDDSVTYLLSMVILTLVSTAAWILPVRKAVRVDPMIALRDE from the coding sequence TTGACCGCCATCTTTGAGAACCTCCGCCAGGACCTGCAGTTCGGCTTCCGAATGATGGCCCGGCAGCCCGGCTTCACCGCCATGGCGGTCCTCGCCCTGGTCATCGGCATCGGTTTTGTCACCGCGCAGTTCATCGTCTTGAACGGCTTCTTTCTGCGGCCGTTGCCGTTTGATGAAAGCGACCGACTCCTCGCGGTGTCTCCGGCCGGAGGCAGCGACCTGGCACATCGGAACAATACGGAGTTGTTCGATCTGGATTCGTTTCTCCGGTTCCGGGAGAAGCAGACGGCGTTTGAGGGAATGATCGGCGGTTCTCTCGGAACCATCAATGTGAGCGACGGCACCTTTGCCCAGCGTTATGACGGGTCGTTCATCACCCACAATTTCGATGAAATTCTCAGGATCGGACCCGCTCTCGGTCGGGCCTTTGACGAAGCCGATGCCCGGTCCGGCGCCGAGCCGGTCATTCTGATCAGCCATGCTGCCTGGATTCGCGATTTTTCGGGCGATCCGGGGATCGTGGATCGTCCGGTCGTGATCAACAGCCGCCCCGGGCGAATCATCGGAGTGATGCCGGCCGGCTTCCATTTCCCGGAAAAGGAGGATGTCTGGATGGTCCTCACGGAAGATGCGCGGGCCTCGGACGCGAAGGGCCAACCAATGGTCAAGGCAATCGGGCGTCTTCGGGACGGCGTGTCCATGGATCAGGCCCAGGTAGACGTTGACGCAGCCTTCGTTTCGATGGCCGACAGTCTGCCGGATTACCTGGGTGAGGTGGATCACCTGGATCTGGAGTCTATTCAGGCTTCGATCATTGGAGCGACAACGGTGAAGACCCTCTGGGTCATGATGCTTGCGGTCGTCTTTATTCTGCTGATCGCCTGCGCCAACGTGGCCAACCTTCTGCTCGCCCGGTCGGCCGCCCGGGGCCGGGAACTGGCCATCCGCAGTGCCCTTGGAGCCACCCGCCGGCGGATCATCCTGCAGATGCTCAGTGAAAGCCTGGTGCTTTGCCTGCTCGGGGCTGCCGGTGGCGTCATTTTCTCGGTCTGGACCGTCGATTGGCTGGCGGGACTCATCCGAACCGCGCAATTGCCTTATTGGATCGACTTGTCCTTCGACGGGCGGATCCTCTTCTTCGTCTGTCTCGTGACGGTCGCCAGCGCCCTGATCTCCGGCTTTGTGCCGGCCTGGAAGGCGTCCAGTCTTGATGTGAATCTGATGCTCAAGGATGGTGGTCGGTCCATCTCCGGCCTTCATCTCGGGGTCTTCACCAAGTGTCTGATCATCGTGCAGGTCAGCCTGTCCTTCGCCCTCCTCATTCTGGCGGGACTCATGCTCCAGTCCGTCAATGTCCAGGCGAGGGCAGACCTGCCCTTCAAGCCCGGCGATGTTCTGGCCGCCCGTTTCGGACTCTTTGTCGGTGAGTATCCGAAAGATGAGGACGTCATTCGGTTCGCGGACAAACTGAGTGACCGCCTGTCGAATTACCGTGGAATCGCTGGAGCCTCCGTCACCACCCGCCAGGAATTCTCGCCGAGCCCGGAATGGCTTTTCCGCACCACCTCCATGGCGGATGATGATGAGGATTTCCCGGCCCGGGCGGACGCGATCCTCCCCGGATATTTCGGGGCGATCGGGACGGAGTTGGTGGCGGGGCGTGACTTTTCCGCCGAGGATACCGCGGCCTCCGAGGCGGTTGCCATCGTCAACGAATCATTCGCCCGGCTTCATTGGGCGGAAGGCCCGGTCCTCGGGCGACTGGTCGGAGTCAAACGGGAGGACGGCGAGGAGCATGTCTGGGCCAAGGTTGTCGGAGTGGCTCCCGATCTGCAGATGGAAGGGTTTCAGGCCGGGACCGGCGCCGGGGCGGGGACCGGGGCGGGTCTTTATCTGCCGCTGTCCCAGAAGCCCAGCCGCTTCATGACGGTGGTTCTTCGCGGCGGTTCAGGCATCGACTCCCGCTCCCTGGTTCCGATTCTTCAGCAGACTGTTCATGTCCTGGATCCCAATCTGCCGCTCTACTGGGTGAGGACACTTCAGGCATCCATTGACCTGAGTCTGACCGGGAACCGGATCATCACCACCATGTTCATCTGGTTCGGCCTGGCCGCCCTCTTCCTAGCCGCGATGGGCATCTTTGCCGTCGTCACCTTCTCCGTCAATCAGCGTCGGGTTGAGATCGGGATCCGGATGGCACTGGGTGCCCGGGTCTCCGACATCAAGGCGTTGGTGGTGCGTCAGGGGTTTGTCCAGCTCCTGGTCGGCCTGGGTCTGGGTTCCGTGGTTTCTGTTGCCCTGAGTTCGCTCCTGCGTTCTGCCTTGATTGGGATCCGATCGGACGATTCGGTCACCTACCTGCTCTCGATGGTCATTCTCACCCTGGTCTCCACCGCCGCCTGGATTCTTCCGGTTCGCAAAGCGGTCCGGGTCGATCCCATGATCGCCCTGCGCGATGAATAA